In Variovorax paradoxus, a single genomic region encodes these proteins:
- a CDS encoding ABC transporter ATP-binding protein, whose translation MLTIQNLFAGYGKVQVLHGISIEVPKGKVVTLIGSNGAGKTTTMRAVSGMIAPTAGEITLNGKRIDGLESYHIAKQGLAHSPEGRRVFATMTVTDNLTLGAFPRLTGSRPRGDVAGDLERALELFPRLKERRTQLAGTLSGGEQQMLAMARAVMLNPEVVLLDEPSMGLAPILVAEVFRIIERLKSEGVTMLLVEQFAAAALGVADYGYVLENGRISLHGPAEKLRSDPAVKAAYLGGGH comes from the coding sequence CACGGCATTTCGATCGAGGTGCCCAAGGGCAAGGTCGTGACGCTGATCGGCTCCAACGGCGCCGGCAAGACCACCACCATGCGGGCCGTCTCCGGAATGATCGCGCCCACGGCCGGCGAGATCACGCTCAACGGCAAGCGCATCGACGGGCTGGAGTCGTACCACATCGCCAAGCAGGGCCTGGCGCATTCGCCCGAAGGCCGGCGCGTGTTCGCGACCATGACCGTCACCGACAACCTCACGCTGGGCGCCTTCCCGCGCCTGACCGGCAGCCGCCCGCGCGGCGACGTGGCGGGCGACCTGGAGCGCGCGCTCGAACTCTTTCCGCGGCTGAAGGAGCGCCGCACGCAACTGGCCGGCACGCTCTCGGGCGGCGAGCAGCAGATGCTGGCCATGGCGCGCGCGGTGATGCTGAACCCCGAGGTGGTGCTGCTCGACGAACCGTCGATGGGCCTGGCACCGATCCTGGTGGCCGAGGTGTTCCGCATCATCGAGCGGCTCAAGAGCGAAGGCGTGACGATGCTGCTGGTGGAGCAGTTCGCCGCCGCCGCGCTCGGCGTGGCCGACTACGGCTACGTGCTGGAGAACGGGCGCATCTCGCTGCACGGGCCGGCGGAGAAGCTGCGCAGCGATCCGGCGGTGAAGGCGGCTTATCTGGGGGGCGGGCACTAG
- a CDS encoding LysR family transcriptional regulator — protein sequence MDRMTSLRVFREVVEAGSFVAAAERLGMSPPMASKHVAQLEKSLGARLLHRSSRHLSLTEAGTAWYEQSRRALDLLDAAEVAIGQTHDTPRGQLKVSAPVWCATPRFARMLADYRAQYPEVLVDMHLENRKVDLAADGYDLALRATQEPSPALIARPLCSVPFHLVGTPAYVERMGGLPALPADLAKLGAIVPSYVNLENLALKGPGGRMFPLRLAPAMRSDDTTLTLHAVRADMGIAYMPSWLVEEDIEVGRLLRLLPEFHSGPVTLFAVYTSRQYMSSKLRTFIDFLSERLG from the coding sequence ATGGACCGCATGACCAGCCTGCGCGTGTTCCGCGAAGTCGTCGAGGCGGGCAGCTTCGTGGCCGCCGCCGAGCGTCTGGGCATGTCGCCGCCCATGGCCAGCAAGCATGTGGCGCAGCTTGAAAAATCGCTCGGCGCGCGGCTGCTGCACCGCTCCAGCCGCCATCTGAGCCTGACCGAGGCGGGCACCGCCTGGTACGAGCAGAGCCGTCGCGCCCTCGACCTGCTGGACGCGGCCGAGGTCGCCATCGGCCAGACCCACGACACGCCGCGCGGCCAGCTCAAGGTGAGCGCGCCCGTGTGGTGCGCCACGCCGCGCTTTGCGCGCATGCTGGCCGACTACCGTGCGCAGTACCCCGAAGTGCTGGTCGACATGCACCTGGAAAACCGCAAGGTCGATCTCGCGGCCGACGGCTACGACCTGGCCTTGCGCGCCACGCAGGAGCCGTCGCCGGCGCTCATCGCGCGGCCGCTGTGCAGCGTGCCTTTTCATCTGGTGGGCACGCCGGCCTATGTCGAGCGCATGGGCGGGCTGCCCGCGCTGCCGGCCGACCTGGCGAAGCTGGGCGCCATCGTGCCGAGCTACGTGAACCTGGAGAACCTCGCGCTCAAGGGGCCGGGCGGGCGGATGTTTCCGCTGCGGCTGGCGCCGGCCATGCGCTCCGACGACACCACGCTCACGCTGCACGCGGTGCGCGCGGACATGGGCATCGCCTACATGCCCTCCTGGCTGGTAGAGGAAGACATCGAGGTCGGGCGGCTGCTGCGGCTGCTGCCGGAGTTCCATTCGGGGCCGGTCACGCTGTTCGCGGTGTACACGAGCCGGCAGTACATGTCGTCGAAGCTGCGGACCTTCATCGACTTCCTGAGCGAGCGGCTGGGGTAG
- a CDS encoding DODA-type extradiol aromatic ring-opening family dioxygenase, translated as MTHDDTRTSRLPTYFISHGGGPWPWMKKEMGPTYDKLAASLADMPRQIGRKPAAILMVSAHWEAPAFTVQGNPKPPMIYDYGGFPAHTYEVHYDSPGSPELARRVQSLIAEAGLPVQIDPERGYDHGMFSPMAAIYPQADVPVVQLSLRRGLDPAEHLALGRAIAPLRDENVLIVGSGLSYHNLRNFGPQAHGVSKAFDDWLDEAVVKSGATERSAQLLDWASAPAARMAHPREEHLIPLMVAVGAAEAEVGERVYHEDAFMGGLVVSSFRFGA; from the coding sequence TTGACCCACGACGACACCCGCACTTCACGTCTGCCCACGTACTTCATTTCCCACGGTGGCGGCCCCTGGCCCTGGATGAAGAAGGAAATGGGCCCCACCTACGACAAGCTCGCCGCCTCGCTGGCCGACATGCCGCGCCAGATCGGCCGCAAGCCCGCCGCCATCCTCATGGTGTCGGCGCACTGGGAGGCGCCTGCATTCACCGTGCAGGGCAACCCCAAGCCGCCGATGATCTACGACTACGGCGGCTTCCCCGCCCACACCTACGAAGTGCACTACGACTCGCCCGGCTCGCCCGAACTCGCGCGGCGCGTGCAGTCGCTGATTGCCGAAGCCGGCCTGCCGGTGCAGATCGACCCGGAACGCGGCTACGACCACGGCATGTTCTCGCCGATGGCGGCCATCTATCCGCAGGCCGACGTGCCGGTGGTGCAACTGTCGCTGCGGCGCGGGCTCGACCCGGCCGAGCACCTGGCGCTGGGCCGCGCGATTGCGCCGCTGCGCGACGAGAACGTGCTGATCGTCGGCAGCGGCCTGAGTTATCACAACCTGCGCAACTTCGGCCCGCAGGCGCACGGCGTGTCGAAGGCCTTCGACGACTGGCTCGATGAAGCGGTGGTGAAAAGCGGCGCCACCGAACGCAGCGCGCAGTTGCTCGACTGGGCGTCAGCGCCCGCGGCGCGCATGGCGCATCCGCGTGAAGAGCATCTGATTCCGCTGATGGTGGCGGTCGGTGCGGCGGAGGCCGAAGTAGGTGAGCGCGTCTATCACGAAGACGCGTTCATGGGCGGGCTCGTGGTGTCGAGCTTTCGCTTCGGCGCCTGA
- a CDS encoding glycosyltransferase family 2 protein gives MNNSLQSAFVAASPRLSPPATPLRSWLIHGGVLVLWGLLFAMAFRVGNVGAWSVGVAYVLYDTVLLLFVGWMTLPILRPRPPSQSTGTHRRTTLGVIVASHNECAVLPVTLAALLGQTDVPDRIVIADDGSSDGTAELLTTRYGLVAPALGELSAASATHPALYWLRLPHGGKAVALNAAILCIDTDTVLTVDGDTLLDSKAIAAVRRAFSDEPNLVAATGVITPVCSRTLAGRCFQWFQTYEYIRNFLSRYAWMRVNGLLLISGAFAGFRTDAVRAVGGFDTDCLVEDYELIHRLHRHAQAHGLPWTVRVLGDAQAHTDAPSSTGAFLRQRRRWFGGFLQTQYWYRAMVGDRRYGWLGIAMLPVKAIDTLQPLYGLAAFGLLLMYLVRGNFGVLAPVAGVIGAKIVLDLLFHLWSVFLYRRWIGQQSEANMAQAFLAALVEPFTFQILRHTGAAWGWWTFLTGRGTWGRQTRVGLVDADGVRRS, from the coding sequence TTGAACAATTCCCTCCAATCCGCGTTCGTGGCCGCCTCGCCGCGCCTGTCTCCCCCCGCCACCCCGCTGCGAAGCTGGCTGATCCATGGCGGCGTGCTCGTGCTGTGGGGCCTGCTTTTCGCCATGGCTTTTCGCGTCGGCAACGTCGGCGCCTGGTCGGTGGGCGTGGCCTATGTGCTCTACGACACGGTGCTGCTGCTGTTCGTCGGGTGGATGACGCTGCCGATCCTGCGGCCCCGCCCCCCCTCCCAGTCGACCGGTACGCACCGCCGCACCACGCTGGGCGTGATCGTCGCCTCGCACAACGAGTGCGCCGTTCTACCCGTCACGCTGGCCGCCCTGCTCGGCCAGACCGACGTGCCCGACCGCATCGTGATCGCCGACGACGGCTCGAGCGACGGCACCGCCGAACTGCTCACCACCCGCTACGGCCTGGTCGCACCGGCATTGGGCGAACTGAGCGCCGCCAGCGCCACGCACCCCGCGCTCTACTGGCTGCGGCTGCCGCACGGCGGCAAGGCGGTGGCGCTGAACGCGGCCATCCTGTGCATCGACACCGACACCGTGCTCACGGTGGACGGCGACACGCTGCTCGACAGCAAGGCCATCGCCGCAGTGCGCCGGGCTTTCTCCGACGAACCGAACCTCGTGGCTGCCACCGGCGTCATCACGCCGGTGTGCAGCCGCACGCTGGCGGGGCGCTGCTTCCAGTGGTTCCAGACATACGAATACATCCGCAACTTCCTGTCGCGCTATGCGTGGATGCGCGTCAACGGGCTGCTGCTGATTTCGGGCGCCTTCGCCGGCTTTCGCACCGATGCGGTGCGCGCCGTGGGCGGCTTCGACACCGACTGCCTGGTCGAAGACTACGAACTCATCCACCGCCTGCACCGCCACGCCCAGGCGCACGGCCTGCCCTGGACCGTGCGCGTGCTCGGCGACGCACAAGCCCACACCGACGCGCCCAGCAGCACCGGCGCCTTCCTGCGCCAGCGCCGCCGCTGGTTCGGCGGTTTCCTGCAGACGCAGTATTGGTATCGCGCCATGGTCGGCGACCGGCGCTACGGCTGGCTCGGCATCGCGATGCTGCCGGTGAAGGCCATCGACACCCTGCAACCGCTCTACGGCCTGGCCGCCTTCGGCCTGCTGCTGATGTACCTGGTGCGCGGCAACTTCGGCGTGCTGGCGCCGGTGGCCGGCGTGATCGGCGCGAAGATCGTGCTCGACCTGCTCTTCCACCTGTGGTCGGTGTTCCTGTATCGGCGCTGGATTGGTCAGCAGAGCGAGGCCAACATGGCCCAGGCCTTCCTGGCCGCGCTGGTCGAGCCCTTCACCTTCCAGATCCTGCGGCACACGGGTGCGGCCTGGGGATGGTGGACGTTCCTCACAGGGCGCGGGACCTGGGGGCGGCAGACGCGCGTCGGGCTGGTGGATGCCGACGGCGTGCGCCGCAGTTGA
- a CDS encoding cytochrome b: MLPQTRYTRTAMALHWLVALLMAINIALILLVDHYPDDWVRPAVDTHKSIGITVLGLVILRILWRLTHKPPAMPGSYGALERLAAHAAHGVLYLLMVLLPLSGWMHDSAWKDAGTHPMYLFGLFEWPRIGWIMAIEPAVKETWHTVLGGVHAWAGYVLYVMFALHVLGALKHQLLDGERELQRMWPGARG, encoded by the coding sequence ATGCTCCCACAAACCCGCTACACCCGAACCGCGATGGCCTTGCACTGGCTCGTCGCGCTGCTCATGGCCATCAACATCGCGCTGATCCTGCTGGTCGACCACTACCCGGACGACTGGGTGCGCCCGGCGGTCGACACCCACAAGTCGATCGGCATCACGGTGCTGGGGCTGGTCATCCTGCGGATCTTGTGGCGCCTGACGCACAAGCCGCCGGCCATGCCGGGCTCCTACGGCGCGCTCGAGCGCCTTGCCGCGCACGCGGCCCACGGCGTGCTTTACCTGCTGATGGTGCTGCTGCCGCTGTCGGGCTGGATGCACGACTCGGCCTGGAAGGACGCCGGCACGCATCCCATGTACCTCTTCGGCCTGTTCGAATGGCCGCGCATCGGCTGGATCATGGCCATCGAGCCCGCGGTCAAGGAAACCTGGCACACCGTGCTGGGTGGCGTGCACGCCTGGGCCGGCTACGTTCTTTACGTGATGTTCGCGCTGCATGTGCTGGGCGCACTGAAGCACCAGCTGCTGGACGGCGAGCGCGAGCTGCAGCGCATGTGGCCGGGAGCACGCGGATGA
- a CDS encoding alpha/beta fold hydrolase — MNEEEARAAIARVDALSTRHDPVHGGVRVRWRRFGTDTTRPPLVLLHGGHGSWMHWLRNAEALSAGRTLWLPDMPGFNESDAPPRVAPGQDSLPPLLDALGGTLDQLIGAGTPIDLGGFSFGGLTAARFAVRRGAIRRLALVGSGGHGTLRRMTVQMINWRSASDREQERAALLHNLAALMLHDKAAIDALAFEIHDISCHGTRFRSKEVSLSGGLQQAIDTLGVPTLLLWGEFDVTADPRPLVARLVAEGPGREGTVIDGAGHWAQYERADEVNARLRAFFD; from the coding sequence ATGAACGAAGAAGAAGCGCGCGCCGCCATCGCGCGCGTCGATGCGCTCTCGACCCGCCACGACCCGGTGCACGGCGGCGTGCGCGTGCGCTGGCGCCGCTTCGGCACCGACACCACCCGGCCGCCGCTGGTGCTGCTGCACGGCGGTCACGGCAGCTGGATGCACTGGCTGCGCAACGCCGAGGCGTTGTCGGCCGGCCGCACGCTGTGGCTGCCCGACATGCCGGGCTTCAACGAATCCGACGCGCCGCCGCGCGTGGCGCCCGGGCAAGACTCCCTGCCGCCCCTGCTCGACGCGCTCGGCGGCACGCTCGACCAACTGATCGGCGCGGGCACGCCCATCGACCTGGGCGGTTTTTCCTTCGGCGGGCTCACGGCCGCGCGCTTCGCGGTGCGGCGCGGCGCCATCCGGCGGCTGGCGCTGGTGGGCAGCGGCGGCCACGGCACGCTACGGCGCATGACGGTGCAGATGATCAACTGGCGCTCCGCCTCCGACCGCGAGCAGGAGCGCGCCGCGCTGCTGCACAACCTGGCCGCGCTGATGCTGCATGACAAGGCCGCCATCGACGCGCTGGCCTTCGAGATCCACGACATCTCCTGCCACGGCACGCGTTTTCGCAGCAAGGAGGTGTCGCTGTCGGGCGGCCTGCAGCAGGCCATCGACACGCTGGGCGTGCCCACGCTGCTGCTGTGGGGCGAGTTCGACGTCACCGCCGACCCGCGCCCGCTGGTGGCGCGGCTGGTGGCCGAAGGCCCGGGGCGCGAGGGCACGGTGATCGACGGCGCCGGGCACTGGGCGCAGTACGAGCGCGCCGACGAGGTCAACGCCCGGCTGCGGGCGTTCTTCGACTGA
- a CDS encoding Bug family tripartite tricarboxylate transporter substrate binding protein → MSAVQTMPGRRRFNATLAAGALGAALAPLGASAAGPFPEKGRPIRIVLGLAAGGASDTQARFVALRLAEVLQTPVIVENRPGASFILATEEVIRSAPDGYTFMYAPSSVVAQNPQTLAQVRYDPFKDLTPISLGARGPLVLTVHASVPARTVRELVAYIKANPGKMSYASFGTGTSSHIYGEAFARQAGLDVVHVPYKGGADAAKDFLAGRVQYYFDAAPNAIQNTATGKVRMLAVAAPKRSPMLPDVPTMTEQGVSGVDMPSWLGFYGPARMPAPVVEKLNAALAQVLAMPATRDFFRQGAYEAESSSPQQLAELTRATYDQWGDIIRKLGLVKQQQ, encoded by the coding sequence ATGAGCGCCGTGCAGACCATGCCGGGCCGCCGCCGCTTCAATGCCACGCTCGCGGCCGGCGCCCTCGGCGCGGCCCTGGCACCGCTGGGCGCCAGCGCCGCCGGGCCTTTTCCGGAGAAGGGGCGCCCCATCCGCATCGTGCTGGGCCTGGCGGCCGGCGGCGCGTCGGACACGCAGGCGCGCTTCGTCGCGCTGAGGCTGGCCGAGGTGCTGCAGACGCCGGTGATCGTGGAGAACCGGCCGGGCGCGAGCTTCATCCTGGCGACGGAAGAAGTGATCCGCTCCGCGCCCGACGGCTACACCTTCATGTACGCGCCCTCCTCCGTGGTGGCGCAGAACCCGCAGACGCTGGCGCAGGTGCGCTACGACCCGTTCAAGGACCTGACGCCCATCTCGCTCGGCGCGCGCGGCCCGCTGGTGCTGACCGTGCATGCGAGCGTGCCGGCGCGCACGGTGCGGGAGCTGGTGGCGTACATCAAGGCCAATCCGGGCAAGATGAGCTATGCCTCCTTCGGCACCGGCACCTCGTCGCACATCTACGGCGAGGCCTTCGCGCGGCAGGCCGGGCTGGACGTGGTGCACGTGCCGTACAAGGGCGGCGCCGATGCAGCGAAAGACTTTCTCGCGGGCCGCGTTCAGTACTACTTCGACGCCGCGCCCAACGCCATCCAGAACACCGCCACGGGCAAGGTACGCATGCTGGCGGTGGCAGCGCCGAAGCGCAGCCCGATGCTGCCCGACGTGCCCACCATGACCGAACAAGGCGTGAGCGGCGTCGACATGCCGAGCTGGCTCGGCTTCTACGGCCCGGCGCGCATGCCGGCGCCAGTGGTCGAGAAGCTCAACGCGGCGCTCGCGCAGGTGCTGGCGATGCCGGCCACGCGCGACTTCTTCCGCCAGGGCGCCTACGAGGCCGAGTCGTCGAGCCCGCAACAACTGGCCGAGCTGACGCGCGCCACCTACGACCAGTGGGGCGACATCATCCGCAAGCTGGGGCTGGTGAAGCAGCAGCAGTGA
- a CDS encoding Bug family tripartite tricarboxylate transporter substrate binding protein, with protein sequence MKKLRGTRRAFSSTLGAAALLGLASLAVAQDFPARGKPIRIVVGFTAGGGTDGQARIVAQKLGEVLGTSVIVDNKPGASTMLAANEVSRALPDGYTLLYAPSSTMAQNPHTFNQVPYDPFKDFTAISMGGRGPLVLSLSTSVPVNSVKELVAYVKAHPGKVSYASFGAGTSSHIYGEAFVKKTGIDAVHIPYKGGSDAAKDLIGGRVQYMFDSASSAVITSATGKVKILAVAASARISALPDVPTFAEQGYAGLDLPSWLGFYGPARMPAPVVAKLNTALAKVLAMPQVQEFYRSGGYEAGATTPEEFAGITRATYDRWGTMVQQVGLAKQ encoded by the coding sequence ATGAAGAAACTTCGGGGCACACGCCGTGCCTTCAGCTCGACCCTTGGCGCCGCGGCCTTGCTTGGCCTGGCGTCACTGGCCGTGGCGCAAGACTTTCCGGCGCGCGGCAAGCCGATACGCATCGTGGTCGGCTTCACCGCCGGGGGCGGCACCGACGGGCAGGCGCGCATCGTGGCGCAGAAGCTCGGCGAGGTGCTGGGCACCAGCGTGATCGTCGACAACAAGCCCGGTGCCAGCACCATGCTCGCGGCCAACGAGGTGTCGCGCGCCCTGCCCGACGGCTACACGCTGCTGTACGCGCCCTCGTCCACCATGGCGCAGAACCCGCACACCTTCAACCAGGTGCCCTACGACCCGTTCAAGGACTTCACCGCCATCTCGATGGGCGGGCGCGGGCCGCTGGTGCTGTCGCTGAGCACCAGCGTGCCGGTGAACAGCGTGAAGGAACTGGTCGCCTACGTGAAGGCCCATCCGGGCAAGGTGAGCTATGCCTCCTTCGGCGCCGGCACCTCGTCGCACATCTACGGCGAGGCCTTCGTGAAGAAGACCGGCATCGACGCGGTGCACATCCCCTACAAGGGCGGCTCCGACGCTGCGAAAGACCTGATCGGCGGGCGCGTGCAGTACATGTTCGACTCGGCCTCGTCGGCCGTCATCACCTCGGCCACGGGCAAGGTGAAGATCCTCGCGGTGGCCGCCAGTGCGCGCATTTCTGCGCTGCCCGACGTGCCCACCTTCGCCGAGCAAGGCTACGCCGGGCTCGACCTGCCGAGCTGGCTGGGCTTCTACGGGCCGGCGCGCATGCCGGCGCCGGTGGTCGCCAAGCTCAACACCGCGCTCGCCAAGGTGCTGGCGATGCCGCAGGTGCAGGAGTTCTATCGAAGCGGCGGCTACGAGGCCGGCGCCACCACGCCCGAGGAGTTCGCCGGCATCACGCGCGCGACCTACGACCGCTGGGGAACGATGGTGCAGCAGGTCGGGCTGGCCAAGCAATGA
- a CDS encoding FAD-dependent oxidoreductase produces the protein MKTVVRTDERILSSDIFDRDSRVKRPDHGSWAEPGKRIPVYHRCGVLVVGGGPSGTAAAAAAARAGADVALLERYNHLGGLSTGGLVIWIDRMTDWEGKLVIRGFAEELFDRLPAEAIAGPVREDWGSQDAAKAAHWSQRTAAYHGVVTWSPTIDPERLKLLSQEIVLERKVKLIYHSWAAIPIVQDGAVKGVVFESKEGRMAIMADVVVDATGDGDLFARAGADYVNDIEEADVHHCMNTSWLFGGVDMNRWIEFKAGQPEAFTAFMAGGRAQCGLFERPFVSWRNDVALFMGPRQSGYSALDVDDLTAVEVRSHRAMAAHLDYFRAHAPGFENAYLMLSAPQIGVRHARRLVGVGSVLRSQWPDGVPLADEIGVSPAVSPKFPNISIPYGALVPQKLDGLLACGRHISCDRNSHGFMREIPQCWITGQAAGVAAALASRGGIAPRFVDVGALQSGLLEQGVYLRAAVGQGAASPAAAEAGA, from the coding sequence ATGAAAACTGTCGTCCGTACCGACGAGCGCATCCTGTCCTCCGACATCTTCGACCGCGACAGCCGCGTCAAGCGGCCTGACCACGGCAGCTGGGCCGAGCCCGGCAAGCGCATTCCCGTCTATCACCGCTGCGGTGTGCTGGTGGTGGGCGGCGGGCCGTCGGGCACCGCGGCAGCCGCAGCGGCAGCCCGCGCGGGCGCCGACGTCGCGCTGCTGGAGCGCTACAACCACCTGGGCGGCCTTTCCACCGGCGGCCTCGTCATCTGGATCGACCGCATGACCGACTGGGAAGGCAAGCTGGTGATCCGCGGCTTCGCCGAAGAGCTGTTCGACCGCCTGCCGGCCGAGGCCATCGCCGGCCCGGTGCGCGAGGACTGGGGCTCGCAGGACGCGGCCAAGGCCGCGCACTGGTCGCAGCGCACCGCCGCCTATCACGGCGTCGTCACCTGGTCGCCCACCATCGACCCCGAGAGGCTCAAGCTGCTCTCGCAGGAGATCGTGCTGGAGCGCAAGGTCAAGCTCATCTATCACTCGTGGGCCGCCATTCCCATCGTGCAGGACGGCGCCGTCAAGGGCGTGGTGTTCGAGAGCAAGGAAGGCCGCATGGCCATCATGGCCGACGTGGTGGTCGACGCCACGGGAGACGGCGACCTGTTCGCCCGCGCCGGTGCCGACTACGTGAACGACATCGAGGAAGCCGACGTGCACCACTGCATGAACACCTCCTGGCTGTTCGGCGGCGTGGACATGAACCGCTGGATCGAGTTCAAGGCCGGCCAGCCCGAGGCCTTCACCGCCTTCATGGCGGGCGGGCGCGCGCAGTGCGGCCTGTTCGAGCGGCCCTTCGTCTCGTGGCGCAACGACGTGGCTCTTTTCATGGGGCCGCGCCAGTCGGGCTATTCCGCGCTCGACGTGGACGACCTCACCGCCGTGGAAGTGCGCTCGCACCGCGCCATGGCCGCGCACCTGGACTACTTCCGCGCCCATGCGCCCGGCTTCGAGAACGCCTACCTGATGTTGAGCGCGCCGCAGATCGGCGTGCGCCACGCGCGGCGTCTCGTCGGCGTGGGCTCGGTGCTGCGCAGCCAGTGGCCCGACGGCGTGCCGCTGGCGGACGAGATCGGCGTGTCGCCCGCCGTTTCGCCCAAGTTCCCGAACATCTCCATTCCCTACGGCGCGCTGGTGCCGCAAAAGCTAGACGGCCTGCTGGCCTGCGGGCGCCATATTTCCTGCGACCGCAATTCGCACGGCTTCATGCGCGAGATTCCGCAGTGCTGGATCACCGGGCAGGCCGCGGGCGTGGCGGCGGCACTGGCATCGCGCGGCGGCATCGCGCCGCGCTTCGTCGACGTGGGCGCGCTGCAGTCCGGCCTGCTGGAGCAGGGCGTGTACCTGCGCGCAGCGGTGGGGCAGGGCGCGGCGTCGCCCGCCGCGGCCGAGGCCGGTGCCTGA
- a CDS encoding IclR family transcriptional regulator, producing the protein MSTEKNDTSFSAAEPADARGERSDTVSALERGISVLRCFSEERPVLGHADLARITGIPRPTVNRLVATLLSLGMLKAAQAPDRFMLGPGVVSLSRVFLGSLDVRAAARPSMQAMAEEVGASVYLAIRDGMEMVLIEACRPRSSMLSARLDVGSRAPLANSALGRAYLSALPEAQRNQLVDSMRLLRGPEWDSIAPNMNRAIGESKRLGYCLSLGEFHREINSVSVPLVGPDGEVMALNGGGAAFVFTEDRLRNELAPRLHDIALSIARDIGGHVPTPSPG; encoded by the coding sequence ATGTCCACTGAAAAAAACGACACCTCCTTTTCCGCGGCCGAGCCGGCCGATGCGCGCGGCGAGCGTTCCGACACGGTGAGCGCGCTGGAGCGCGGCATCTCGGTGCTGCGCTGCTTCAGCGAAGAGCGCCCGGTGCTGGGCCATGCCGATCTGGCGCGCATCACCGGCATTCCGCGCCCCACCGTCAACCGGCTGGTGGCCACGCTGCTGTCGCTGGGCATGCTCAAGGCGGCGCAGGCGCCCGACCGCTTCATGCTCGGGCCGGGCGTGGTGTCGCTGTCGCGCGTGTTCCTCGGCAGCCTCGACGTGCGGGCCGCCGCGCGGCCGAGCATGCAGGCGATGGCCGAAGAGGTCGGTGCCTCGGTCTATCTCGCGATCCGTGACGGCATGGAAATGGTGCTGATCGAAGCCTGCCGCCCGCGCTCGTCGATGCTTTCGGCGCGGCTGGACGTCGGCTCACGCGCCCCGCTGGCCAACTCGGCGCTGGGCCGGGCCTACCTCTCGGCGCTGCCCGAGGCGCAGCGCAACCAGCTGGTCGATTCGATGCGCCTGCTGCGCGGCCCCGAGTGGGACAGCATCGCGCCCAACATGAACCGCGCCATCGGCGAGTCGAAGCGGTTGGGCTACTGCCTGTCGCTCGGCGAGTTCCACCGCGAGATCAACTCGGTGTCGGTGCCCCTCGTCGGGCCCGACGGCGAAGTGATGGCGCTCAACGGCGGCGGCGCCGCCTTCGTGTTCACAGAAGACCGGCTGCGCAACGAACTCGCGCCGCGCCTGCACGACATCGCGCTGAGCATCGCGCGCGACATCGGCGGCCACGTACCCACGCCCTCGCCGGGTTAG